From Pelagicoccus albus, the proteins below share one genomic window:
- a CDS encoding PIN domain nuclease, translating into MKVIVDTDVWSEALRRKKGKKSAYVDELIDLIQEGRIEMIGPIRMEVLSGIRESHIFDSFSERLAAFPDRSIPSEVYVLAARFFNLCRSKGIQGSNTDFIISACSVHWSTPILSKDKDYLLYQKHIPIEIIQPRMKKG; encoded by the coding sequence GTGAAGGTTATCGTAGATACCGACGTTTGGTCTGAAGCTCTCAGAAGAAAGAAAGGAAAGAAATCCGCTTACGTGGATGAATTGATCGATCTTATCCAGGAAGGACGCATCGAGATGATCGGCCCCATCCGAATGGAAGTCTTATCCGGAATAAGGGAGAGCCATATTTTCGATTCGTTTTCAGAGAGATTGGCGGCTTTTCCGGACAGATCGATTCCATCCGAGGTATACGTCTTAGCAGCAAGGTTTTTCAACCTCTGCAGAAGCAAAGGAATCCAAGGATCCAACACTGACTTCATAATTTCCGCATGCTCCGTCCATTGGAGCACTCCGATCCTGTCGAAAGACAAGGACTATCTTTTGTATCAAAAGCACATCCCCATAGAAATCATCCAACCAAGAATGAAAAAGGGATGA
- a CDS encoding type II toxin-antitoxin system VapB family antitoxin, with protein sequence MATNIELNETLLSKAMRLGGMRTKKEAVNQALSEYVQRREQLKILDFFGTVDMDPDYDYKKQRKVK encoded by the coding sequence ATGGCAACAAACATCGAACTCAATGAAACACTTCTCTCGAAAGCCATGAGACTTGGCGGGATGAGAACCAAGAAAGAAGCCGTGAATCAGGCGCTTTCTGAGTATGTCCAACGGAGAGAACAACTTAAGATCCTCGATTTTTTCGGAACGGTGGACATGGACCCAGACTACGACTACAAGAAGCAAAGAAAAGTTAAGTGA